The Naumovozyma castellii chromosome 5, complete genome genomic interval AACTGCAAacattgatgataattcatGTTTCCAATATCTTTCTCCATTCTATGCAGATAACCCACCAGTGGAAACAACAactaacaacaataataataataacctGGTGGGTCAGCATGATCCATATTTCGTTGATGACAATCAAAGCATATTCACTGATACAACaatagataataataacattgATAATTTACAAAGGAATGGTTTATATTCAAGACCTGTACTGATACATGATAAGAACAATAATTCCACAGATACTTTAATATTACAAAATCCTCATCCTCCTCCTCCGCCGTCGTTGCCCctagataatgatgatatcCATAgttttaataatgatgataatgataatgataatgtaACGATACCGACATCAACAACGTCTCATTCAGACTTAAACTCAAACTCAACTTCTAATACGAAATCTATTAATATAACGAATTCAATATCCATTAATGATCATAATCGTTTACATCATCCATTCACCACCAATCAtgatcaaattcaaaatcatgATCGAAATACAATCAAGACATCTACTTTAAATAACATGGACTATCAATCATTTCTAGAATCATACTGCTTTTACAACCCATCAAGCATGCTAGGTCAAAGGCAAGTGGACACCGGTGggaacaataataacagtTCCCCTAACAACAAAAACGTTAATGATGAggaaataaatattcatgTGGAAACTACACCTACATCAAGTACAGGTAATGGAAGCACATTATCACCGAATGAATTCTTGGGagattcattattaagCTCAACGCCACCGATACTTCACAGGGACATGATCGATGGCAGATTTAGCCACCATCCTctctttttttatttcttaaaacTGTATATAAAATACATGGTTAAACCCTATATATTTCTGTTTCTGcataaatttttttttttccaatttcaattctagttataaataaataatgataataaatcttcttttttttctaaaAGATGactaaaaataaataatttcacTTACTTCTTTGTATGATCACCAAATAACAATGAAAGGTCTTCCACCGGGTCACTAGACTTACCTAAAGTAAAATCAAGTGGTAATTGTTTAGAATATAAC includes:
- the NCAS0E04210 gene encoding uncharacterized protein, with product MTDANLFNYSFNSINNSTAAITANIDDNSCFQYLSPFYADNPPVETTTNNNNNNNLVGQHDPYFVDDNQSIFTDTTIDNNNIDNLQRNGLYSRPVLIHDKNNNSTDTLILQNPHPPPPPSLPLDNDDIHSFNNDDNDNDNVTIPTSTTSHSDLNSNSTSNTKSINITNSISINDHNRLHHPFTTNHDQIQNHDRNTIKTSTLNNMDYQSFLESYCFYNPSSMLGQRQVDTGGNNNNSSPNNKNVNDEEINIHVETTPTSSTGNGSTLSPNEFLGDSLLSSTPPILHRDMIDGRFSHHPLFFYFLKLYIKYMVKPYIFLFLHKFFFFQFQF